A window of the Balaenoptera acutorostrata chromosome 13, mBalAcu1.1, whole genome shotgun sequence genome harbors these coding sequences:
- the CDK2AP1 gene encoding cyclin-dependent kinase 2-associated protein 1 isoform X1 — MSYKPNLTAHMPAASLNAAGSVHPPSTSMATSSQYRQLLSDYGPPSLGYTQGTGNSQVPQSKYAELLAIIEELGKEIRPTYAGSKSAMERLKRGIIHARGLVRECLAETERNARS, encoded by the exons ATGTCTTACAAACCGAACTTGACCGCGCACATGCCCGCCGCCTCCCTCAACGCCG CTGGGAGTGTCCACCCGCCCTCCACCAGTATGGCGACGTCTTCACAGTACCGCCAGCTGCTGAGTGACTACGGGCCGCCATCTCTAGGCTACACCCAG GGAACTGGGAACAGCCAGGTGCCCCAGAGCAAATACGCGGAGCTGCTGGCCATCATCGAAGAGCTGGGGAAAGAGATCAGACCCACCTACGCGGGCAGCAAGAGCGCGATGGAGAGACTAAAACGAG GCATTATCCACGCTCGAGGATTGGTGCGGGAGTGTTTGGCTGAAACGGAACGGAATGCCAGGTCCTAG
- the CDK2AP1 gene encoding cyclin-dependent kinase 2-associated protein 1 isoform X2: protein MATSSQYRQLLSDYGPPSLGYTQGTGNSQVPQSKYAELLAIIEELGKEIRPTYAGSKSAMERLKRGIIHARGLVRECLAETERNARS from the exons ATGGCGACGTCTTCACAGTACCGCCAGCTGCTGAGTGACTACGGGCCGCCATCTCTAGGCTACACCCAG GGAACTGGGAACAGCCAGGTGCCCCAGAGCAAATACGCGGAGCTGCTGGCCATCATCGAAGAGCTGGGGAAAGAGATCAGACCCACCTACGCGGGCAGCAAGAGCGCGATGGAGAGACTAAAACGAG GCATTATCCACGCTCGAGGATTGGTGCGGGAGTGTTTGGCTGAAACGGAACGGAATGCCAGGTCCTAG